From Enterococcus mundtii, the proteins below share one genomic window:
- a CDS encoding Maf family protein, whose protein sequence is MKIVLASQSPRRKELLGRLVPAFSIQPADIDETPKPNEDPLAYVQRMAAEKAEAVQKESEETLVIASDTTVVLGNEILGKPEDDDEAKRMLRKFSGTTHDVYTAVVITDGTQEERILSQAAVTFYELTDEEIERYLATGDHRDKAGAYGIQSYAGAFVESISGDYYSIVGFPIGAVNQALKKWPDLLS, encoded by the coding sequence ATGAAAATAGTATTGGCTTCACAGTCGCCTAGAAGAAAAGAATTGCTCGGAAGATTAGTGCCAGCTTTTTCGATCCAACCGGCAGATATCGATGAAACGCCTAAGCCAAATGAGGACCCGCTTGCATACGTCCAACGCATGGCAGCAGAAAAAGCGGAGGCTGTGCAAAAAGAAAGCGAAGAAACGTTAGTTATTGCTAGTGATACTACCGTAGTTCTAGGAAACGAAATCCTTGGCAAACCAGAGGATGATGATGAGGCAAAACGGATGTTACGCAAATTCAGTGGTACGACACACGACGTCTACACAGCCGTCGTAATAACTGATGGGACTCAAGAAGAGCGTATCCTTTCCCAGGCAGCAGTCACATTTTATGAATTGACCGATGAAGAGATCGAGCGCTATCTAGCAACTGGCGATCACCGTGATAAAGCTGGGGCGTATGGCATTCAAAGTTACGCAGGGGCTTTCGTAGAGTCGATTTCTGGCGATTACTATAGTATTGTCGGCTTTCCGATCGGCGCAGTCAATCAGGCGTTGAAAAAATGGCCAGATCTTTTGTCCTAA
- a CDS encoding tocopherol cyclase family protein, which yields MITTDKFYHGETKKAPFFEGWYFKHQIGDEVYAFIPGYSIGEQGEKCPFIQVINHESSEVFHFDREVFMASEDRLFVKIGENTFSEEGITLALRSPSLTIEGTISYGEFTPLKRSRYAPSIMGPFSYLSFMECYHGILSMKHSLKGSLSWNGQLIEFTNGIGYLEKDWGSSFPATYLWVQCNQFTDSDARFFFSAAEIPFLSFRFLGIISVLQVGEEEYRLSTYDGAKISEIFREEGHLIIRIQQKNIELEMQVLAKEGHALMAPQQGQMSRIIREKASTEMTLIVRENKQEIFHQKGKAAGFEEVGNLQGHEY from the coding sequence GTGATTACAACGGATAAGTTTTATCATGGTGAAACGAAAAAAGCGCCGTTCTTTGAAGGTTGGTATTTTAAGCATCAAATCGGCGATGAAGTCTACGCATTTATTCCGGGGTACTCCATTGGAGAACAAGGCGAAAAGTGCCCGTTTATCCAAGTGATCAATCATGAGTCCTCGGAAGTCTTTCATTTTGATCGTGAAGTCTTCATGGCAAGCGAAGATCGTTTGTTTGTGAAAATCGGTGAAAATACATTTAGCGAGGAAGGAATCACACTAGCTTTACGTAGCCCCTCGTTGACGATCGAAGGAACGATTTCTTACGGAGAGTTTACTCCGTTAAAAAGGAGTCGCTATGCTCCGAGTATCATGGGACCTTTCTCTTATTTATCTTTTATGGAATGCTACCACGGAATTTTAAGCATGAAGCATTCGTTAAAAGGATCGTTGAGTTGGAACGGTCAATTGATTGAATTTACAAATGGAATAGGGTATTTAGAAAAGGATTGGGGAAGTTCATTTCCTGCAACCTATTTATGGGTCCAATGCAACCAGTTTACTGATTCAGATGCTCGTTTTTTCTTTTCCGCAGCTGAGATCCCGTTTTTAAGTTTCCGTTTTTTAGGAATCATTTCGGTTTTACAAGTCGGTGAAGAAGAATATCGCTTATCCACCTATGATGGAGCCAAAATTTCGGAGATTTTCCGTGAAGAGGGGCATCTGATCATTCGAATACAGCAAAAAAATATTGAACTAGAAATGCAAGTGCTAGCAAAAGAAGGGCATGCGTTGATGGCGCCACAACAAGGTCAAATGAGTCGGATCATCCGTGAAAAAGCGAGTACAGAGATGACCTTGATTGTCCGAGAAAACAAGCAAGAGATCTTTCATCAAAAGGGGAAGGCTGCTGGGTTTGAAGAAGTGGGCAATCTCCAAGGGCATGAGTATTAA
- the msrB gene encoding peptide-methionine (R)-S-oxide reductase MsrB, with the protein MSKPTDTNKEDLKETLSPISYAVTQENATERPFTGEYDDFYEKGIYVDIVSGEPLFSSAEKYDAGCGWPAFSQPISRKDVKEKADFSHGMHRVEVRSNEADSHLGHVFNDGPADKGGLRYCINSAALKFIPYEEMDAAGYSEYKSIVE; encoded by the coding sequence ATGAGTAAACCAACCGACACAAACAAAGAGGACTTAAAAGAAACATTATCTCCGATTTCTTATGCAGTGACACAAGAAAACGCCACAGAACGTCCATTTACTGGAGAATACGACGACTTTTATGAAAAAGGGATCTATGTCGATATTGTCAGCGGCGAACCGCTTTTCAGTTCTGCAGAGAAATATGATGCAGGCTGTGGCTGGCCAGCTTTTAGCCAACCCATCAGCAGAAAAGACGTCAAAGAAAAAGCGGATTTTTCTCATGGGATGCACCGAGTCGAAGTAAGAAGTAATGAAGCCGACTCCCATCTTGGACATGTTTTTAATGATGGACCCGCAGATAAAGGTGGCTTACGCTATTGCATCAACTCTGCAGCCTTGAAGTTTATCCCTTATGAAGAAATGGATGCTGCTGGTTACAGTGAATATAAATCAATTGTCGAATAA